TTGTTCTTGTCCATACTTCACTGCAAATGCTGTTGCTAGCATTTCGACACCAAAGTCATCCATTACCATCATCGTATTACCATGGTAGCCACTTGTGGTATCAAAATCTATATCAACGGTCATGATGTTATCTTCTGGTAACACTAAATCAAGTCGCATGTTAGCAAGCACAGCGCGATCAGGCTTCGCTTGTAAATTAGTAAGATTTGGTTTCTCTGTTAGGTCGTATACGAGTTTAATATCCGGAGCGACAATTTTTTCTTCTTTTAATGCAGACATAATCTTTCCTTAATTATTGGAATGGCAGAATTGCCAACTTGAGTATAATCGTTAATTACAATTCTTGAAGAGATAACTCGCACGGAATGTTAAATATTGATACTTATCAAATAAAAAGCGCTTTCAGCGCTGTGATGGTACTCGCCAAGGTCGCCAATACCTTTTAAACTAAACGCGATTTTTCTAAGTTAATTAAAACTAAATTATGCAACAGTACGATGTACTTATTGTTGGTGGCGGTATGATTGGTGCTGCTACTGCCTTATCTCTTGCTGAGCTTGGCCTCAAGGTCGTAGTGTTTGAGCAACATCAGCCACAAGAATTTTCACATGAACAAGCTTTCGATTTGCGCGTTTCGGCGATATCGGTAGCCTCTGAAAACTTACTCAAAGATCTAGGCGCATGGCAACAAATACTGCATTGGCGTGCTTGCCCTTATCGTCGGTTGGGGGTTTGGGAGTCAGAGCTTGCTTATGCAGAGTTCAATGCCGACGCGATTAATCAACCGCATCTTGGTCATATCGTAGAGAATCGATTAATTCAACTCTCACTATGGCAGCAAGTGGAGCAACATCAGGGGATTAAGCTAGTTTTGGGGCAACCAATAACTAATATTAATCAGCAAGTCGATAGTGTTTTGGTAGAAACTACGCAGGAGAATTTTATCGCGCGGTTAGTGGTAGCTGCCGATGGCGCTAATTCGTTTGTTAGAAAACAAGCAAAAATTGGCTGTACTGGTTGGAATTACCAGCAATCAGCAATGTTGATAAATGTGAAAACTGAGCTGTCTCAACAAGATATCACCTGGCAACGGTTTACGCCATCTGGACCATTAGCCATGCTGCCAATGCCAGGGCACAATGCCTCTTTAGTATGGTATGAGGATAGAGACCGCATAAAACAATTAGCACAGCTTAATAATGAAGAACTAACCGCGCAAATTTCACAATACTTCCCAGAGAAGCTCGGTAAAGTTGAAGTTGTTGATAAAGGCTACTTTCCATTAACCAGACAACATGCAAATAAATATGTGCAAGGTAATATTGTATTACTAGGAGATGCCGCCCATACAATTAACCCATTAGCGGGGCAGGGCGTGAATCTTGGTTTTAAAGATGTGCTCGCGCTTCGTAACGCGATTGCAGATGCTATTGCA
The nucleotide sequence above comes from Thalassotalea euphylliae. Encoded proteins:
- a CDS encoding FAD-dependent oxidoreductase codes for the protein MQQYDVLIVGGGMIGAATALSLAELGLKVVVFEQHQPQEFSHEQAFDLRVSAISVASENLLKDLGAWQQILHWRACPYRRLGVWESELAYAEFNADAINQPHLGHIVENRLIQLSLWQQVEQHQGIKLVLGQPITNINQQVDSVLVETTQENFIARLVVAADGANSFVRKQAKIGCTGWNYQQSAMLINVKTELSQQDITWQRFTPSGPLAMLPMPGHNASLVWYEDRDRIKQLAQLNNEELTAQISQYFPEKLGKVEVVDKGYFPLTRQHANKYVQGNIVLLGDAAHTINPLAGQGVNLGFKDVLALRNAIADAIANGTSWHASSVLNRYEKMRRRDNLLMMSAMDGLYATFSNDSSVLKAVRNIGLFAAQRVTPAIKNKVLAYACGL